The following are encoded together in the Lathyrus oleraceus cultivar Zhongwan6 chromosome 3, CAAS_Psat_ZW6_1.0, whole genome shotgun sequence genome:
- the LOC127128639 gene encoding nuclear transport factor 2 isoform X2 — protein MALQTATPPTAPSAEMVGNAFVEQYYHILHQSPELVYRFYQESSVISRPDSKGVMTSVTTMKGINEKILSLNFKEFKAEIKTADAQKSHNEGVTVLVTGCLTGKDNLRRKFAQSFFLAPQEIGFFVLNDVFRYVEDHEPSEPRPVNENHDAIAVTVTTEPEPIHVADPPPPDPVNSHVIERQIVAENAYEPSNHHETKIVAENEDIVEADFQSNENDDSQEADFTSSSLEDAPKKSYASIVKVQKGNVVSAKVYVPTKNVKKAANRTESQVVEAIESVAVAEAVPDSVGNPESNDSYEQVDGHSIYVRNLPLNVTVAQLEEEFKKFGPIKPGGIQVRNNKQGYCFGFVEYLSLNSMTNAIQASPIDIGGRQAVVEIKRTTTRVGGGIGRPRIPSRSGFRNDSFRGRGNFGGGRGYGRNNDYGTRGEFSIRGRGPRGHEESYHRGRGRGGDRSSVLKQNFVATE, from the exons ATGGCCTTGCAAACAGCTACTCCTCCAACTGCTCCGAGCGCCGAAATGGTTGGTAATGCATTTGTTGAGCAGTATTATCACATTCTTCACCAATCTCCCGAATTGGTCTATCGGTTTTACCAGGAGTCTAGCGTGATAAGCCGTCCTGATTCCAAGGGCGTGATGACATCAGTTACAACCATGAAA GGCATTAATGAGAAGATTCTTTCGCTAAACTTCAAGGAATTTAAAGCAGAGATAAAGACCGCAGATGCTCAAAAATCGCACAATGAAGGAGTGACTGTGCTGGTGACTGGATGTTTGACTGGGAAGGATAACCTGCGAAGAAAATTCGCGCAGTCGTTCTTCCTTGCTCCACAAGAGATCGGCTTTTTTGTTCTGAATGATGTTTTTAGGTATGTAGAAGACCACGAACCTTCGGAACCGCGTCCAGTTAATGAAAATCACGACGCGATTGCTGTTACTGTAACCACAGAACCAG AGCCAATTCATGTTGCTGATCCACCTCCACCGGACCCTGTGAATTCTCACGTGATAGAGCGCCAAATTGTTGCTGAGAATGCTTACGAGCCTTCTAACCATCATGAGACAAAGATAGTTGCTGAAAATGAAGACATCGTAGAGGCTGATTTTCAGTCGAATGAAAACGATGATTCCCAGGAAGCTGATTTCACTTCTTCGTCTCTAGAAGATGCTCCGAAGAAGTCTTATGCATCGATT GTTAAAGTCCAAAAAGGAAATGTGGTATCGGCTAAAGTGTATGTGCCGACTAAGAATGTGAAGAAGGCGGCTAACAGAACTGAGAGTCAAGTAGTTGAGGCAATTGAATCCGTTGCGGTGGCTGAAGCAGTGCCGGATAGTGTTGGAAACCCTGAAAGTAATGATAGTTATGAGCAAG TCGATGGACACTCCATTTACGTTAGAAATTTGCCGTTAAATGTGACGGTTGCTCAGTTGGAAGAGGAGTTCAAGAAATTTGGCCCAATCAAGCCGGGAGGCATCCAAGTCAGAAACAATAAG CAGGGGTACTGTTTCGGCTTTGTCGAATACCTATCACTAAATTCAATGACTAATGCAATCCAG GCTTCACCTATTGATATCGGGGGACGTCAAGCTGTTGTCGAGATAAAGAGAACCACTACCCGAG TTGGTGGTGGCATTGGAAGACCTAGGATTCCATCAAGAAGCGGCTTCCGAAACGATTCATTCAGGGGTCGTGGAAACTTCGGCGGTGGTCGAGGCTATGGTCGAAACAACGACTATGGAACCCGAGGCGAGTTTTCTATCCGGGGCCGCGGTCCACGTGGCCATGAAGAAAGTTACCATCGAGGAAGAGGTAGAGGCGGAGACCGGTCTAGCGTTTTGAAACAAAACTTCGTCGCTACCGAATGA
- the LOC127128639 gene encoding nuclear transport factor 2 isoform X1, which yields MALQTATPPTAPSAEMVGNAFVEQYYHILHQSPELVYRFYQESSVISRPDSKGVMTSVTTMKGINEKILSLNFKEFKAEIKTADAQKSHNEGVTVLVTGCLTGKDNLRRKFAQSFFLAPQEIGFFVLNDVFRYVEDHEPSEPRPVNENHDAIAVTVTTEPEPIHVADPPPPDPVNSHVIERQIVAENAYEPSNHHETKIVAENEDIVEADFQSNENDDSQEADFTSSSLEDAPKKSYASIVKVQKGNVVSAKVYVPTKNVKKAANRTESQVVEAIESVAVAEAVPDSVGNPESNDSYEQVDGHSIYVRNLPLNVTVAQLEEEFKKFGPIKPGGIQVRNNKQQGYCFGFVEYLSLNSMTNAIQASPIDIGGRQAVVEIKRTTTRVGGGIGRPRIPSRSGFRNDSFRGRGNFGGGRGYGRNNDYGTRGEFSIRGRGPRGHEESYHRGRGRGGDRSSVLKQNFVATE from the exons ATGGCCTTGCAAACAGCTACTCCTCCAACTGCTCCGAGCGCCGAAATGGTTGGTAATGCATTTGTTGAGCAGTATTATCACATTCTTCACCAATCTCCCGAATTGGTCTATCGGTTTTACCAGGAGTCTAGCGTGATAAGCCGTCCTGATTCCAAGGGCGTGATGACATCAGTTACAACCATGAAA GGCATTAATGAGAAGATTCTTTCGCTAAACTTCAAGGAATTTAAAGCAGAGATAAAGACCGCAGATGCTCAAAAATCGCACAATGAAGGAGTGACTGTGCTGGTGACTGGATGTTTGACTGGGAAGGATAACCTGCGAAGAAAATTCGCGCAGTCGTTCTTCCTTGCTCCACAAGAGATCGGCTTTTTTGTTCTGAATGATGTTTTTAGGTATGTAGAAGACCACGAACCTTCGGAACCGCGTCCAGTTAATGAAAATCACGACGCGATTGCTGTTACTGTAACCACAGAACCAG AGCCAATTCATGTTGCTGATCCACCTCCACCGGACCCTGTGAATTCTCACGTGATAGAGCGCCAAATTGTTGCTGAGAATGCTTACGAGCCTTCTAACCATCATGAGACAAAGATAGTTGCTGAAAATGAAGACATCGTAGAGGCTGATTTTCAGTCGAATGAAAACGATGATTCCCAGGAAGCTGATTTCACTTCTTCGTCTCTAGAAGATGCTCCGAAGAAGTCTTATGCATCGATT GTTAAAGTCCAAAAAGGAAATGTGGTATCGGCTAAAGTGTATGTGCCGACTAAGAATGTGAAGAAGGCGGCTAACAGAACTGAGAGTCAAGTAGTTGAGGCAATTGAATCCGTTGCGGTGGCTGAAGCAGTGCCGGATAGTGTTGGAAACCCTGAAAGTAATGATAGTTATGAGCAAG TCGATGGACACTCCATTTACGTTAGAAATTTGCCGTTAAATGTGACGGTTGCTCAGTTGGAAGAGGAGTTCAAGAAATTTGGCCCAATCAAGCCGGGAGGCATCCAAGTCAGAAACAATAAG CAGCAGGGGTACTGTTTCGGCTTTGTCGAATACCTATCACTAAATTCAATGACTAATGCAATCCAG GCTTCACCTATTGATATCGGGGGACGTCAAGCTGTTGTCGAGATAAAGAGAACCACTACCCGAG TTGGTGGTGGCATTGGAAGACCTAGGATTCCATCAAGAAGCGGCTTCCGAAACGATTCATTCAGGGGTCGTGGAAACTTCGGCGGTGGTCGAGGCTATGGTCGAAACAACGACTATGGAACCCGAGGCGAGTTTTCTATCCGGGGCCGCGGTCCACGTGGCCATGAAGAAAGTTACCATCGAGGAAGAGGTAGAGGCGGAGACCGGTCTAGCGTTTTGAAACAAAACTTCGTCGCTACCGAATGA